A segment of the Camelus dromedarius isolate mCamDro1 chromosome 34, mCamDro1.pat, whole genome shotgun sequence genome:
TTTCCAAGATTAAATAGTTTTAATTCTCGAAATTTGTCCCTCAAAATCAAactaatatatacacaaaattaccctaaaattttaaagaatttaaaaactaagTCTTGTACACCATAGGAGTTCTCATTTTATGGTTTGCTCAATTCCTCCCTTGCCTTAGTATGTAGAAATTTCAATGTGTTAATGTTTGCAAGCTCTGTTTTCAATAATTGTTATTTCCTAACATCTTAATGCATTTGAACATTTTTGTGAACATATTTGGCACTTCTCTTCTTAATGTAGACATGacaaaaaattgtatttcagtcACTCTCCCTGTgaacatattttttcaaattaagaaaaatgcaaccttgaaaaaaatatagatttttcattgttaaaatgtttaaaaagtaacaatgaactgaaaaaatgaattttttagcAAAACTGATTAaagtatatgcacatatataaaaatattcattctatttatgttcattttcaaTATTTAGATATTAGGTTATTTTAATGCACATGgacataaattattttacatttctataaaattactttttgaaaatgAGTTTTCAAGTAGAAACGTTTTGTGTCTAAAATTTGTTTATCAAAGTAAACATTTCAAAgcaattaaacattaaaaaaagaaaagaagaagcagagaaagaaccCAGTGGAAAGCTCCCCAGGGAAAGAAAGAGCATTTGTGCCTAAGACCTAGAGCCACAGGCCTGCAATAAGGACTTCATTCCCCTTTCCCCTATACCAGTAATGTCTTAACGTAGGAGTTATAATAGGGAAACAGGGCCTGTTTTCAGTGGTAGGAGACCCCAGGCTTCTCTTACTGTGCCAgccatatatatacaaaaagggGAATCCAAAGATTCTTAAACTCAGAAATTTTTACTGGTTCACTTATCACCTCCAAAGCACCAGAACAactagggggaggagggggggagaggtgtgtgtgtgtgtgtgtgtgtgtgtgtgtgtgtgtgtgtgtgtgtgtgtgtgtgtgtgtgtgtgtgtgtgtgtgtgtgtgtgtgtgtgtgttgctccCTCTTGTGGTTGGAGCATGTTACCACCGAAACAGTTTTCAAATTTAACTCCAAGAGGATCAAGGACTTCATTATGGTATTCAgctatcaaaacaaacaaacaaataagtgaTTAGATATATAAAAGGCAGAGCATAAAATTTCTAGCAGTAAGGATAAGCCTGGTAAATTACTAGATTAAGAGAATGGATTTTCAGTTTCCCACCAGGATGAATTTATAATCAAATCCTTTTTACCTTTATTTGATTGTGTAGGGAAGCAAaacttgccaccccaaaatgtgtctctttggcataaggattatttgaggctgattatttttaagaaactggaggctcaagaaatctttctttttacctccccctaagctgcctaaagaatttagataaagggcCTGTTTCCAGAATAGAGCCATCACCAGAGATATCTGCCAAGAATATGAGAACATGGTGGGGAAAGCTCACAGGACCTGGAGATCAGAGTCCGCTCTGGGTGCCGTTGTCTCCCCGTGGtgcagcaaacatttgtttatcaaacatttgcttttcccaCTCCATGTGAATTactttcctcccctttgaagccccAAACTACtgccccaacatcctcttttgtcttcagcTGAAAATGGTTTTTAAGGTGAGGGCTTTGGCCATTTTGGCAAGTTACCTGGGTTTCTTCCTGGGTTTCTCCCATATATGTGTTATCAAACTTCTGTTTGATTTACTCCTGTTAATCTATCTCAGGTCAATCTGTtccttagaccagccagaagaacctagaagggcagaggaaaatCTCTTCCTCCCTGACAATTGATTTTATTGAAACATTAGAgattaaatttgtaaatataatAGTGTCCAGAAAGTTCTTCTAATTCATGTTGGACCACTTTCAGACTTTGAAGGCATTCTTGAATATCTCCTTTCCACAAATTGTAATGTTGTCTTACTCTTCTTTGTCTCTGCTGTATCAGGTAGGACAGGCAAGTCCACACTGCTCAGATGTTTCCTTTCATGAATCTCCTCCCGGTTATGTATAACAATATCCTGCTTCTTTGTATGCCTCAAAATTTTTGTTTGCATGCTGGgtatcattcatttttaatgaaatcatgGATTTACTTATATTCTTTTAAAGTGTGGTAGACTTTGCTCTCCTAGCCACTGAAGTCACTTGTAAACCAGGTGGATCCTTTCAAGTATTGCTTTGaaactgttttaagaaaaagCTAGGTTTTCTTTTGGAATAGGGATAATTTATCCCCCTTACTCCAATGCCTCACTTATTAAAGGTCTTTCCAGTCTGGCTGATGGGAACAAACACTGTTTCCATCCCTATGCGCTCACTGAGAATTTTTTGGCTTACTGATTTCTCATGGATTGGTTTACACCTttgattcaggaaaaaaatgtggggcaagaggagtccctgagatgaaccccaccaagtgtgggtccttggcttcatgcaggaaagaattcaagagtgaaccatagttgagtaaaagtagatttattcagagagatacatactctaTAGACAGAGTTCAGCCTATTTCAGAGGCCAGagagaggccatgaggtgtggggttgttagtttttatgggctcggtaacttcaCGTGCTAGTATGTAGGAGGGTTATTCGAACTACTTTGGGGAACGGGTGGTGATTTCCAGGAACTgcgccactgcccactttttgacctttatgatcagcctcagaactgtcatggcacctgggggagtgccatttaccatgctaataaattagaatgagcatataatgatgctcaagttctactggaagtcgaatctccCACCATCAGCCAGAATCCCAAGGGGATCCCTTTGCATATGCCCAGAGTTCTCTTTCTATGAACCTCTCCCATCTCTGTTCCTCTTCCCTGGAAACGCACATCACCTGGCTTCCCTGAACTCTGATCTCTGTTCAGTTCAGAGACACTGCCAGCCCCTGTGTATCTCCATTCCTGTGCTGCAGCCTGGAAACAGCATTCAGCCTGCAAGCTGGGGTGACTGTAGGGCTCACTTTGTTTCCCTCCTCTCAGTGATTACAGTTCTGCACTGCGTGTCGTCCGATGTCTGAAAACTGTTACTTCGTGTACTTTTGTGTTTTCTACTTGCTTAagtcaaaatgttaaataaaagctCTACTACTCCATCATGGCCAAAATCTAAAGTAttaatgcctttatttttaagatatatcattcacaatattttcttatatgtaattttttaaaaattaaaatatgagttACTTTGGGGTAGAGTTCATGTCCTGTTTATCCTTTTATCTTCAGAACCTCCCATAGAACTTTATACAGTGTCCTAAAGGgatagctaatatttattcagtgatgAGCCGATATAAGTGCTTTTAAGTTTATCATACAATAACCGACAGCATAGAAATTACTATCAAgttcactttacagataaggaaactgaggtacagagagactAAGTCACTTTCCCACGATCATACTGACAGTAAACgtcagaatgaaaataaaaattcataggCTCTGCTATATGGATTCAGTAAGTGTACTCAACATATTTTTTATGAATAAATACCAGACAGCATAGTGAGTTATGAGGAAAATGACCATCATGCATACAATAGTAATTAAGCCAtgtaaaaaagctttttaaattttcttccccCCGGGCCAGAAAAAGCCAGAAAGAAGATTTAGATCATAAACGATTTAGGTCAGTGAGAAAAGGACCAACCAATCTGGCCTTTAATACAAGTGCTGGGAACTCTCTGTTTTGAAAGTCTTCCTTATTTCATTCCCAGGTGCCCAAGGCTCAGAAAGAGCAAAGTACTTAAGCAGCTCTCTCTAGTACTCCAGCAAAGTACTTCTCCACAGACAGGAACAGACTTAGTTTTTGTAACGAACTCAATCATTCTGATACCGATAAGCTAACCGATCTAATTCAGTACTTAACGATAGGAATAAAGATAATCATCAAAATAATGATCATATGAATAATACGGTGTgctctatgatttaaaaaatcagatagtGAGTACACTATAAGGCCAGTTTCCCAGCGATGTCTAGTCAAGGCTTTTCTTGAGCAGGGATATACGTGTCTTGGTCACTGATTACCTGCCTGGCTCTCCGTAAGTCCATGGTTCTCAAACATTTGCTTGCTTCTGTATTATCTGGAAAGCTtgctaaaacacagattgctgggcttCATCTCTGGTGTTTTGGCTGCAGCCGGCCTGAGGGTGTGCCTCAAGCATTTGTGGTATGTTCCCAGGTGATGCGAATGCTTCTGGTTTGGGAACCAGATTTTGAGAAACTAGAAActacaaagaaatgaaatcatttgGTCTGTCCCTATTtcagaagtttctttctttcttttttttaagtatataaagtAGTCTTTAACTGCAAAACTTGTTAAGAAAGGAGTtcattgaaagaaataaaagtgatacTATGAGTAAATCATGTATAATTTTACTTAAGAATACATTTTCTTACAGAAAGTCGGTATTTACTGCTTGTATGTGGCTGTGCTTAATTATCCATTCCTTAGCAATGTGGGAGGGTGTGGTCCGATGTTCCGGTGGTTAGCTCTCGTGCAGTGTGCTGATGAACTTGACTCCCCATCTTGGTGCTCCCACCAGTCCTTGGAGTCCAGCAGCAAGGTTCTCCGGTGACCTCTGCTCTCAGCTGCTGGTTGCTACAGCACGAGGGCTTGCTTCCCTCCCTCTTGCCTAGGGCCTGTGTTCTACTTTGTTGTAATTGTCTTCTCGCAGATATTCTCCACGCGGCTCACACTCTCATCCTCAAATCCTgactcagagaaggcttccttaACCGCTTATTTAAAATGGGAACTCCAGCCCCTAgactccctcttccctttccctgctttatttttctccacaaatTTGTCACCGtgtaatttttatatactttctgTCCATATTTTACTTACTGCATGGCTCTCCCAACTATAATTTAAGCTTATTGggggcagagatttttgtctgctCTGTTTGTTGGTACATGGTAGGCACTCAAGCAATATTTggtaaatgaaggaaggaaggagtaatTTTCTTTGACTTGTGTGCATTGACGTATTAAATTACTCACCGATGGATTTAGCTCATTTACTCTAGTCTGCACACATTATTGAAGTTATCCTTTCCTTTGGTCATTTTCTACCTGGAGTTAGGTGCCAAGTCTCTTCTTAAGGTTTACTTTGGGCCATCCATCGAAAAGCACTTTTGACAGTTTTCTCCCTGTTGTTACCCGGCGTGGTTCCACTTCTGCGTTCCTTCATTCCTATTTATCAGTATTTTTACAAACCTCTGCCAACAGCTAACCTTCCACTAGTGCTCTTGTTGTCATTTTTGACCATCTCAGGTCATTATACTGCTCattccctgctcccctctccaccACTGTACTCCtccaatcaatattttaaaaagacaaacctGTCCCTGTTAGAAAATAACCTTTTCTAATCCAGGTTGCCTTCATATTACAATAGTGCTTATATTCTCAGTCCACATTCTGGAAAGTGTcgtctgtatttattttctccattactttatatctaCGCACTCTGCTACCTTCATTTCTTTATATCTACACAGTAGTTTGGCTTTTACCCCCAAATTCTTTTGAACTTTTACCAAAGTCATTCATGATCTGCTGCGACTAAGTGCAACAGATGCTTTTAACTCTTTATCACGCTACTTGGATTATCTCCCCCTGGTCTTTCATCCTCTTTCATGATCTCATACTCTCCTGGCTTTTCTTCTCATTGGTCACCCATCCTTAATCTAATTTGTGGGTTGTCTCCTTTTGTTATCCTCCTGTGATCTCTGCCACTTCTATGGCTTTAATTATCACTAATATGTTGGATGATTTCCTAAACTATATTTCTAGGACATATGTCTTTCCTAAGCTTCAAATAATAACCTAGCTGACAACTTACAATTGGACATCCTCCAGGAACTCAACAGGTCCACCACTCACCTGcccttcctgtgtttcttttctcATCAATTATCTCCACCTCTCACTGAGGTTTATAGCCAGAGGCTTGATACCATCCTGAATCTCACCTCTTTCCCCCTCACACCTCACATCATATTTACTTGATCTGGCTCACAGAGGGGAATACTGAGTCTCTTGAACTGTTCGAGTGCCTCTCAAGAAGTTAAAATTCTCTAACTTACGTGTCTCAATACAAGTAGTGATAACTTTATTTCATTCAGAGATGGGGACATGGAGGCTACGTTCTGAAATGGTCAAAGTCACCTGGAAAATAAACTGATTTAGCCAAAACTAGATATGAAGACCTCTGAATTCCTGTCAGGTAACGTTTCATAATTCTAAGCTGTGAATATACCAGACGGTTCAtgggttagttttttttttttcagacgtAAGCAgaatttcatttcagtttggtATGGGCATTTCTCATCCTGCTGACCTAGTCTCTGGTTTCCGACAAACCAGCGTGGCACAGTGTTTATGCAGAATGAATGTGCTGAAGGTAAGAAACGTTGCCTGATGTACTAAATGCTAACGTCAGGTTTTCCTTAGTATCAGGAACATGATTCTGTTCGTTGCCTCTCTCAACACTTCTTTCACCTTTTCATTCCTCAAGCTATAAATAAAAGGGTTCAGCAGGGGGGTCACTACGGTAATGAGGACAGCAGCTACCTTGTCAAAGTCCAGTGACTGGTTCTGATTGGGTCTCACATACACAAAGATGTTGCTCCCGTAGGCAATGGAGACGACGGTGATGTGAGAGGCGCAGGTGGAAAAAGCTTTCTGACGTCCTTGGGCCGAGGGGATGCGCAGGATGGTAGAAATGATGTAGGTGTAGGACCAGGTGGTGAATGCCAGCGAGCTCAGGATGACAAGGGCAGACAGGAGAAAGTTTATCCTCTCAATGAGGCGAGTATCTCTACAGGCCACTTGTAGAAGTGGGGCAATATCACagaaaaaatgattaatttcTTTGCTACAGTAGGGTAGCCTTGTCACTACTACAGTTGGTACCAACACAGAGAGGAAGGCCCCCACCCAGCAGCCCAGAACCAGCTGGAGACAGACCTTGCTGTTCATGATGACGATGTAGCGCAGGGGGttacagatggccacgtagcggtcaaAGGACATCACCGCTAGGAGGATAAATTCCACTGTCCCCAGAAAGAAGTAGAAATACGTTTGCGTGATGCAGCCAGCAAAGGatatgtttttcttctctcctagGAGGCAGGCTAGCAACTTCGGGGTAACAACAGTTGTGtacaaaatgtccagaaaggACAGATTACTGAGGAAGAAGTACATTGGGGTTTGGAAGCGATTATCAGTCCATATGAGGGAGATGATGATAATGTTTCCCACTGCTGTTTGTGTGTAAGTCAGCAAGAGAACCACGAAGAGGGCTATTCGGAgctccaggagggctgggagggcagtgAGGGTGAATTCAGTCACCATGCTCCAGTTTCCCATGGCCACTCTTACGTGCGGACAGCGGGCCTCCCTGAAGAAACAAGAAGGAAATCAGCCTAGAAGGTGATTTTATAAACATCTGTAGAACATGTATTATGGAGAGCACCTAATATTGGGAAATAACTCCTAGGATATATTCCTTGATCTGAAGGTCATTACGGTGCAAACTTAGGAAAGTCAAAATATCATTTAGACAAAAAtgtttctgtaaaatgaagagataagactgaattaaaaaaatacaaaacctcTAAGCTTTCTTCTCAATCAATGAAACTTCTGTTCTTTTCAACTTGTCCAGCTTCATTTTCCCAGCTGAAAGTGTGCTAAAGCACTGACACGCTTTAATTAGAACTCCTTACTCTTACTCGGAAGTTTAGAGTCACTGAAAGG
Coding sequences within it:
- the LOC105094496 gene encoding olfactory receptor 6M1, whose translation is MGNWSMVTEFTLTALPALLELRIALFVVLLLTYTQTAVGNIIIISLIWTDNRFQTPMYFFLSNLSFLDILYTTVVTPKLLACLLGEKKNISFAGCITQTYFYFFLGTVEFILLAVMSFDRYVAICNPLRYIVIMNSKVCLQLVLGCWVGAFLSVLVPTVVVTRLPYCSKEINHFFCDIAPLLQVACRDTRLIERINFLLSALVILSSLAFTTWSYTYIISTILRIPSAQGRQKAFSTCASHITVVSIAYGSNIFVYVRPNQNQSLDFDKVAAVLITVVTPLLNPFIYSLRNEKVKEVLREATNRIMFLILRKT